GGATTATGTCATTAATTATAACACGGGCGAAATTACTTTCACCAGTTTCAGACCGATTTTTAAACAGAATTTTATTACCATTTCCTACAATTACACGAACAGAAATTACACGCGGTTTTTGGTAACGGGCGGAATCCGGCATGAAAGGGAAAAAGCGCGGTACGGTTTCAACTGGTTTATGGAAAACGACAACAAAAACGCACCACTTTCCCTGAATTTAAGCAAGGAGGATCAGCAGATTCTAGCAGATGCCGGCAACAATCCAGATTTGATGTATGCGCCATCCGGAACGGTTACTGAATATGACGTGAATAAAATTCTGTACAAGTTAATTCAAGATCCGAGCGGGAATTATTATGAATTTTCAACCGATCAGACAGAAACTCTTTATCAGGTTGCCTTTACGTATTTTGGTCAGAATCTGGGCGATTACCGAATTAAACAGACTACCAACAACGGACGCGTTTTCGAATATGTGGGAACCAATATGGGCGAATACAAAGCTGTGCGGAAACTGCCTTCGCCACAGAAAACCCAGGTTTTTTCTGCCAATTCTGAATTTTTGCTGAAGGACGGAAAGATCGGTGCTGATGTTTCGCTGAGTAATTTTGATGTGAATCTGTTTTCATCGAAAGATTCCAATCAAAATATTGGGTATGCAGGACGTGTGTTTGGGAATAAAATGTTTACTAAAAACAACTGGAAAGGTACTCCGAGTTTTGAATTCCAGCATATCAATTCGCAGTTTCATATTCTGGACAGAATTAATGATGTCGAATTTTCCCGCGATTTCAATTTGGCGCAGGAATTCAATCAGATTACGCAAAACCGTTTTATTTTCAGCTTTTTGAATCAATGGAACAATTCTACATTTTTAAATTATAAAATCAATTATCTGGACGAAAAAGATTCTTATAGCGGAATTAAAAATGATCTGGATTTCGGCTGGATTAAAGGAAAGTTTAACACCAAAGGAAATTTTTCTTATCTCGATACGAAAGCGGTTTTTCAGGATACGAAGTTTGTAAGAAGCGGAGTGATTTCTGAATATTCTACCGAAAAAGGAAGCTGGGCGATTGGCGGAAGTATGGAGCATAACGTGAAAAACTTCAATGAAACCAATCAGCTTGATGTGACAAGTTTCAGCTGGAAAGAAGTTTTCATTCAGAAAAAAATCAGTGATTCTGCACGCACAAAACTGCTCACAAGAATGTATTTCCGTGATAACGATTCCGTTCGTAATAATTCTTTGGAAAACATGAACCATATTTTGGGAATTATGGCAGAAAGCCAAATCATTAAAACCGAGAAAACCACTTTAAACGCGCTGATTCATTACCGGAAATTTTATTATCAGAATCAGGAAGTGTCTGCCAATCTGAATCAGGATTTCGTGGTCGGAAATATTCTTTACAACCAGCAGCTTTTCAGAAACGGAATGCGTTTACAGGCTTTTTATGAGCTTGGCAACGGTCAGGAAGCGCAAAGGGAATTTCAATACATTAAAGTGACCGACGGGCAGGGCGTTTACAAATGGACCGATTATAACGGTGACGGAATACAGCAGCTTGATGAATTTGAAATCGCTGAATATGCAGATTTGGCGCAATACATCAGGGTTTATACGAATACGGTAAATTATATTCCGTCGAATAAAAACAAAATGCAGCTGGCGTTATTTGTAAATCCATCAGTTGTTTTCAACTCTGAAAATCAGTTTCTGAAGCGCTGGAATTTTAATATTTCATTGAATTCCCAGAATTCCTTTTATAAAAGAGAAAGAGTTTTAGTATTGAATCCGTTTGAAAAAAATGAAGACCAAATTCTGAAAAATCAGAACTTTCTAGCTTCCGCACAGTTTAATCCGACAGAAAAATCGGGTTGGAACGGGAATTACCGTTTTATTGCGAATGACAATTTAATCAATGCCAATTTTAGTAATGAAGAGCGTTCGCAGACATCCAATTTCCTGAATTTAGGATATTGGTTCAGCAAAGATTTCCGTGTCGACTGGGAAAATTCGCTTCACCATATTGAAAATGCATCGCAGCTTTTCAGTTCGCGGGATTATGTTCTGAATAATTTCGAAACGAAACCGATTGCGACTTATAAATTCACGGAAGCGATTCAGGCGGAACTTTCTTCAGCTTTAAGACAGAAAAAAAGAGCGGATGGCGAAGAATTCCTGAAAACCTTCGACCTTACCGGAAGTCTGCAGTGGGAAAGAAGAAAAACTTCTGTCCGTGGGAATTTTTCATTCATCAATAATGTATTTACAGGAAACAACTTTTCAATTGTCGGGAATCAGATGCTGGACGGTTTGAAGCCGGGAAAAAACCAGGTTTGGTCGGTTTTCTTACAACAGTCCATCAATTCTTTTATTCAGTTGAATGTGAATTATGAAGGCAGAAATTCGGGAGAAAGGACGATTCACATCGGATCGATGCAGGTGAAAGCGAGTTTTTAAAAATTGATGGTTGCGGGGTAATGGATGATGGATTTTAAAAAATACTGCTCTGAATGATTAAAAAATGATTTGCGGTCTTCCTAAAACTTAATCCTCGTACAAAACATATTTAGTTCTGATCTTCTGAAAATTTTCCAGACCTTTTTTCCATGACTCTTTAATTTCCTGAGCTGATTTTCCAGCGATAATCTGTTTACGCAGTTCGTCGGTTCCGGCAAGTTTATCAAAGAAAAGGTTTTTTAGAAAGAAATCCTGCGTGGGATTTTTATAGTTGCTGTAAGCCTTTAAAAGCCAGTCGATATTCAGTTCGCGTAAATCTTCGGGGTAACCGGAAAGGTTTTCGCCATAACACAGCTTACCGTTCAGGAAAGGGTCTTTCGCACCGAAATTGGGTTTCGGCGTGAATTTATAAGGTAAGTTTTTGGTCCACGGACTACCAAAAATCTGGAAAGGAAAATCGGTCCCGCGACCTACTGAAACCTGCGTCCCTTCAAAGAAACATAAACTCGGGTACAGGTTGATTGACTTTTCATTGGGAAGGTTTGGCGAAGGTTTATCCAGAACGCCATAGCGCTTTTGTTTGTGGTAGCCCAGCATCGGAATCAGGGTATATTTCGCCTGAACACCATTCTTCAGCCACCTTTCACCATTTACCATATTTCCGTATTCGCCGATCGTGAGTCCATAAACCACCGGAATGTTGTGCATTCCGACAAAACTTTTCCACTGGTCTTTCAGAACAGGTCCGTCGATATAACCGTCGTGGGGATTCGGGCGGTCGAGAACCATAACTTCTACTCCGTTTTCCGCCCCGGCTTCCATTACATACGTTAAAGTTGAAATATAGGTGTAAAAGCGCACTCCCACATCCTGAATATCAAAAAGAACAATATCAATCCCTTTCAACTGATCTGGTTTTGGTTTTTTGTTGTCTCCGTACAGAGAAA
The window above is part of the Kaistella faecalis genome. Proteins encoded here:
- a CDS encoding exo-beta-N-acetylmuramidase NamZ family protein; this encodes MNLIAKIKDLLLIVLIYFGFSQMNFAQNTDETCFKTGADRPELYLPLLKNKSVAVVTNQTGLMKDRTFLVDFLVKNNIKIKSIFAPEHGFRGDADAGEHVKNGVDTKTGIPIISLYGDNKKPKPDQLKGIDIVLFDIQDVGVRFYTYISTLTYVMEAGAENGVEVMVLDRPNPHDGYIDGPVLKDQWKSFVGMHNIPVVYGLTIGEYGNMVNGERWLKNGVQAKYTLIPMLGYHKQKRYGVLDKPSPNLPNEKSINLYPSLCFFEGTQVSVGRGTDFPFQIFGSPWTKNLPYKFTPKPNFGAKDPFLNGKLCYGENLSGYPEDLRELNIDWLLKAYSNYKNPTQDFFLKNLFFDKLAGTDELRKQIIAGKSAQEIKESWKKGLENFQKIRTKYVLYED